A genomic window from Candidatus Thiocaldithrix dubininis includes:
- a CDS encoding methyltransferase domain-containing protein, which produces MSQTAVLNENHSHSQIVRRVPRYAQVLELGCGVGSMSQLLKTQCEAHIIGFDIDANKAWQAERYCDYVFSENLDDPHSLDALEGEKFDVVTLVDVIEHLQQPLNLLKRLQNLLLDEGCLLLSVPNIAHASVRLELLNGGFNYEDAGILDETHLRFFTLDTLQTLLQQAGYSVSEVDYTWHDLPDEVIAHYLESAGIQATPDALAKFHEPDAMAYQFIIKAEPKVVREEYPFTLQQLKPINASWNTWGKLYAELQAADLSNSSLDKALHAQQEQMAYLQRDVQLLKRELAEVYATRSWQMLRKGAEAWRTIQSRFTHP; this is translated from the coding sequence ATGAGTCAAACCGCTGTTTTGAATGAAAACCACTCGCACAGTCAAATTGTGCGTCGAGTGCCACGCTATGCGCAGGTTTTAGAATTAGGTTGCGGAGTTGGCAGTATGTCACAACTGCTTAAAACCCAATGTGAAGCGCATATTATTGGTTTTGATATAGACGCGAATAAAGCTTGGCAAGCTGAACGTTATTGCGACTATGTATTTAGTGAGAATTTAGACGACCCACACAGCCTTGATGCGCTCGAAGGTGAAAAGTTCGATGTGGTTACATTAGTGGATGTGATTGAACATCTGCAACAACCCTTAAACTTATTAAAACGTCTACAAAATTTGTTATTAGACGAAGGTTGTTTATTGCTGTCTGTACCGAATATTGCGCATGCCTCGGTACGTTTAGAACTGTTAAACGGTGGCTTTAATTATGAAGATGCGGGGATTTTAGACGAAACCCATTTACGCTTTTTTACCCTAGACACGCTACAGACCTTGTTACAACAAGCCGGTTATAGTGTGAGTGAAGTGGATTATACTTGGCACGACTTGCCGGATGAAGTGATTGCGCATTATCTGGAATCGGCGGGTATTCAAGCCACACCGGACGCCTTAGCAAAATTCCACGAACCGGATGCAATGGCCTATCAGTTTATTATTAAAGCTGAGCCTAAAGTAGTGCGTGAGGAATATCCTTTTACCTTACAGCAACTTAAGCCGATTAATGCTTCTTGGAATACTTGGGGTAAGTTGTATGCAGAATTACAAGCAGCGGACTTAAGCAACAGTAGTTTGGATAAAGCCTTACACGCGCAGCAAGAACAAATGGCGTATTTGCAACGCGATGTGCAGCTTTTAAAACGTGAGCTGGCCGAAGTGTATGCGACGCGTAGTTGGCAAATGCTACGTAAAGGCGCAGAGGCTTGGCGCACAATTCAGTCGCGATTCACCCACCCTTGA
- a CDS encoding ABC transporter permease, with protein MNIGSSALFWQLLQRELKERYVGTALGITWLIIPPLAMLLVYSLVFGEVLQLRLHTETNSTQFALALLTGLAAFNALAEVLTRAPNLLIERRDLLLNSALPAALLPLIPVGVSLVLESIAISLVLLVCIITEPFHWQALAYYMPFLILRLALTTALAYLLAAFGVFLRDLRQLMPALLNVLLLTAPVVYPLSAVPESWQVWYQWHPLTALVEGYRSALLQAEFRSDYFLGLGLLILLVLPLSLYSFNSLLPRARYVL; from the coding sequence GTGAACATTGGATCTAGCGCTTTATTTTGGCAATTATTACAGCGTGAGTTAAAAGAACGCTATGTGGGAACAGCGCTAGGCATAACGTGGTTAATAATTCCGCCTTTAGCTATGTTATTGGTTTATAGTTTAGTGTTTGGGGAAGTTTTGCAATTACGCTTGCACACTGAAACCAATAGTACACAATTTGCTTTAGCCTTATTAACAGGTTTAGCTGCGTTTAATGCCTTAGCAGAAGTATTAACCCGTGCGCCCAATTTATTAATAGAGCGCCGCGACTTATTATTAAATTCTGCATTGCCAGCCGCTTTACTGCCATTAATACCAGTCGGTGTGTCTTTGGTATTAGAAAGTATTGCGATTAGTTTAGTGTTGCTTGTCTGTATTATAACAGAGCCGTTTCATTGGCAAGCCTTAGCTTATTATATGCCATTTTTAATATTACGCTTGGCTCTGACAACCGCATTGGCTTATTTACTAGCAGCTTTCGGTGTGTTTTTGCGGGATTTACGCCAATTAATGCCCGCTTTATTAAATGTTTTGTTATTAACCGCGCCCGTGGTTTACCCTTTATCGGCTGTACCTGAATCGTGGCAGGTATGGTATCAATGGCATCCTTTAACCGCCTTAGTAGAAGGTTATCGCAGTGCTTTATTACAGGCTGAATTCCGCAGCGATTATTTTCTAGGTTTGGGCTTATTAATTCTATTGGTATTACCACTGAGTTTATACAGTTTTAATAGCTTATTACCGCGTGCAAGGTATGTGCTATGA
- the gspD gene encoding type II secretion system secretin GspD, giving the protein MNYKHPILGLISVAVLMSTAMADNRSGGANLSGFQRSGAVKASSHVSDLEISYPGTIPTPSNMASSNAREASATHTNTHASKDVELILGDKAYYRNDVSAPAVNTKSSKGSGIALNFERASIREVVKVVLGDVLKVTYTVEPGVEGEVTINSSAPIDRDALIPTLEALLQTQGAALYKDDTGTYRIASRANLKGRGLVPSTGTIKPGYGIQVVPLRYIPATEMQKILEPLAAPEAFVRVDTSRNLLVLAGTSSELANLAATVKTFDVDMLKGMSVGLYRVKNVEAAIVAKNLDALFGETGNSPIAGMIKIMPIEHMNSIMIISPNPDYLKDMKDWVDRFDQVTGGSGQQLFVYHVQSGNAEHLADMLNQIFGGKKSSSSSKFSANNAASLAPGLDPASVGQAAAVENAIKAGEQAAGADSAKTMLGGDGLSINPDAEVKIVADKTNNSLMIMSSEAVYKQIVEALKRIDVMPMQVQVEATIMEVTLTDGLEYGLQWYLSQSGKSFGQNGLTNLKKNTDGSLATPGGFSFSLTGGADRVMGVINALARQSKVRVLSSPSILVLDNQTASIKVGDQQPIVTGTLSTPSGSTSGSFTTTSTVQYKDTGVSLQVTPSVNASGLVKMDIQQDITDVGEVDSATGNRSFLQRNIKSNVAVKSGETIVLGGLIRDNAASGRTGTPGLSKLPVVGGLFGSNSSTGKRTELLVLITPTAIKDQRELVKTGEEMRDRMQQLMSGDKFIPELSRQNVK; this is encoded by the coding sequence GTGAATTATAAACATCCGATACTAGGTTTAATTAGCGTTGCGGTTTTGATGTCTACCGCAATGGCTGATAACCGTTCGGGCGGCGCCAATCTATCCGGTTTTCAACGTAGTGGCGCGGTCAAAGCCAGCAGTCATGTTTCCGATTTAGAAATTTCTTATCCCGGCACGATACCGACGCCTAGTAACATGGCGAGTAGCAACGCGCGAGAGGCAAGCGCAACGCATACCAATACCCACGCGTCTAAAGATGTTGAATTAATTTTAGGCGATAAGGCTTATTATCGAAATGACGTGAGTGCGCCTGCCGTTAATACGAAAAGCAGTAAAGGTTCAGGTATTGCATTGAACTTTGAACGCGCCAGTATTCGGGAAGTGGTTAAAGTGGTATTGGGTGACGTGTTAAAAGTCACTTATACGGTTGAGCCGGGTGTGGAAGGCGAAGTTACCATTAATTCCAGTGCGCCGATTGACCGCGATGCACTGATTCCTACCTTAGAAGCGTTATTACAAACTCAAGGTGCCGCGTTATACAAAGACGATACGGGAACGTATCGCATTGCTTCACGGGCGAATTTAAAAGGGCGCGGTTTAGTACCATCTACGGGAACAATTAAGCCGGGTTATGGCATTCAGGTTGTGCCATTGCGTTATATTCCTGCCACGGAAATGCAAAAAATTCTTGAGCCATTAGCCGCGCCGGAAGCCTTTGTGCGCGTGGATACCAGCCGCAACTTATTAGTATTAGCAGGCACAAGTTCAGAATTGGCTAACCTAGCCGCCACTGTAAAAACGTTTGATGTGGATATGCTGAAAGGTATGTCGGTGGGTTTATATCGTGTCAAAAATGTGGAAGCGGCAATAGTTGCAAAAAATTTGGATGCTTTATTTGGGGAAACGGGTAATAGCCCAATTGCGGGTATGATTAAAATCATGCCGATTGAGCATATGAACAGCATTATGATTATTTCGCCGAATCCGGACTATTTAAAAGATATGAAAGATTGGGTAGATCGCTTCGACCAAGTAACTGGCGGTTCAGGGCAACAATTGTTTGTATATCATGTACAAAGCGGTAACGCGGAACATTTAGCCGATATGCTGAACCAAATTTTTGGTGGCAAGAAGAGCAGTAGTAGCAGTAAATTTTCAGCTAATAATGCCGCCAGTCTTGCACCCGGTTTAGACCCTGCATCCGTTGGGCAAGCGGCGGCTGTTGAAAATGCGATTAAAGCCGGTGAACAAGCGGCTGGGGCGGATTCGGCTAAAACGATGTTAGGTGGCGACGGTTTAAGTATTAACCCTGATGCGGAAGTCAAAATCGTTGCGGATAAAACCAATAACTCGCTAATGATTATGTCCAGCGAAGCGGTTTATAAGCAGATTGTGGAAGCATTAAAACGCATTGATGTTATGCCTATGCAAGTGCAAGTCGAAGCCACCATTATGGAGGTCACGCTGACTGATGGGTTGGAATACGGCTTGCAATGGTATTTAAGTCAAAGCGGCAAAAGCTTCGGGCAAAATGGTTTAACCAACTTAAAGAAAAATACTGATGGCAGTCTAGCCACGCCGGGCGGCTTCTCCTTCTCTCTGACTGGGGGCGCAGATCGTGTGATGGGCGTTATTAATGCCTTAGCTCGCCAATCGAAAGTACGCGTCTTATCATCGCCGTCTATTTTGGTATTAGATAATCAAACCGCGTCGATTAAGGTCGGCGACCAGCAACCGATTGTCACAGGCACATTATCCACGCCGAGTGGTTCAACCTCGGGCAGTTTTACCACGACTAGTACAGTGCAATATAAAGATACGGGCGTCTCCTTGCAGGTAACGCCCAGTGTGAATGCCAGTGGTTTGGTGAAAATGGATATTCAACAAGATATTACGGATGTCGGTGAAGTGGATTCGGCTACTGGCAATCGTTCATTCTTACAACGCAATATTAAAAGTAATGTCGCGGTGAAAAGCGGGGAAACCATTGTGCTCGGTGGTTTGATTCGGGATAACGCTGCGAGTGGGCGTACGGGTACGCCGGGCTTAAGTAAACTACCCGTGGTTGGTGGCTTATTTGGGAGTAATTCCAGTACCGGTAAGCGCACTGAGTTATTGGTGTTAATCACACCGACAGCCATTAAAGATCAACGCGAGCTAGTCAAAACGGGTGAAGAAATGCGTGACCGGATGCAGCAGTTGATGAGTGGCGATAAATTTATACCTGAGTTAAGTAGACAAAATGTTAAATAA
- a CDS encoding ABC transporter ATP-binding protein, with the protein MNKIVLHLEQVSVSYQQYAHPRDALLEWLGFKPRHTIFHALQNLSFSLEQGQSLGIIGNNGAGKSTLLKLLAGNLSPTQGECLVNGKRSALLELGAGLQPEFSGIENARLGLALRGLTQTEIKQSLPAVLAFAELGNFAQQPIKTYSSGMVVRLVFAIAAVIEPQVLIVDEALSVGDQYFQKKSLDRMRTILSKGASLVFCSHNLYQVREMCEQALWLEQGQLKMLGTAQNVVDAYQDSLRAKASQTTVSVLNRQSNQAPQILDVQLNQLEFHTAERFSVTVYASQAGMALDDIHVGIVVRRNDDVQCFGMSTAHDAMQLQRLDNGVLGIRLSLAQLPLLSGTYCLEVWLVDKTTVHIYDSRPRCCHFRVQQASQAQGVGVFYTAHQWLPLTTEQHPYALAS; encoded by the coding sequence ATGAATAAAATAGTGCTGCATTTAGAACAGGTTAGTGTGAGTTATCAGCAATATGCCCACCCACGCGATGCCTTATTAGAATGGCTGGGTTTTAAGCCACGGCATACGATCTTTCACGCATTGCAAAACTTGAGTTTTAGTTTAGAACAAGGGCAATCATTGGGCATTATTGGCAATAATGGCGCGGGTAAAAGCACTTTATTAAAACTATTAGCCGGTAATTTAAGTCCTACCCAAGGGGAATGTTTAGTCAATGGTAAGCGTTCAGCCTTATTAGAATTAGGTGCGGGTTTACAGCCAGAATTTAGTGGGATTGAAAATGCACGTTTAGGTTTAGCTTTACGTGGTTTGACTCAGACGGAAATTAAACAAAGCTTGCCTGCGGTGTTAGCGTTTGCCGAGCTAGGCAATTTTGCCCAACAGCCGATTAAAACCTATTCCAGCGGTATGGTGGTGCGTTTGGTATTTGCGATTGCCGCTGTGATTGAACCGCAGGTTTTGATTGTTGATGAGGCGTTATCGGTTGGCGATCAATATTTTCAGAAAAAATCTTTGGATCGCATGCGCACTATTTTAAGCAAAGGTGCAAGTTTGGTGTTTTGTTCGCATAATTTATATCAAGTGCGTGAAATGTGTGAGCAAGCGTTGTGGCTGGAACAAGGGCAATTAAAAATGCTAGGAACAGCGCAAAATGTGGTCGATGCGTATCAAGACAGCCTTCGCGCTAAAGCCAGCCAAACGACGGTCAGTGTATTAAATCGCCAGTCCAACCAAGCTCCACAAATTCTGGATGTACAGCTAAACCAATTGGAATTTCACACAGCAGAGCGCTTTAGCGTAACAGTATATGCCAGCCAAGCGGGTATGGCGCTGGACGATATTCATGTGGGAATTGTGGTGCGGCGCAATGATGATGTGCAATGTTTTGGCATGAGTACCGCACATGATGCTATGCAATTACAGCGGCTAGACAATGGTGTTTTGGGAATTCGCTTAAGCTTAGCGCAATTGCCGCTATTGTCTGGCACGTATTGTTTAGAAGTCTGGTTGGTGGATAAAACCACCGTGCATATTTATGATTCGCGCCCGCGCTGTTGTCATTTTCGAGTTCAACAAGCCTCGCAAGCCCAAGGCGTTGGTGTATTTTACACTGCCCACCAATGGCTACCCCTTACCACGGAACAACACCCGTATGCGCTGGCGAGCTGA
- a CDS encoding lipid A biosynthesis acyltransferase: MRWRADDFSLRYHALFPTYSQLPPALAYRLAAWHTPLFQRRKTQESTWVKQQLQLTFPQAADAQLQHWLDAYFQMQEYEALDTWYLQHQPIQQLIQLQGFEAVKQARAQGQRVLITSGHFGRYWLTGAAMRAQGLSTGTITRDGGQENTHQLHPAEFKYRLAKLQRLQQVLGGPFLVEGTDIRPLYRALDEHLIAIIFDVPYVKFHLGCVTVPFLQSTINLPAGIYRIAKRTKAVVAPFFMRDLGNGQVRAEFLSLLDPRDYNEISFMGILANMLEQRIRDNPEHWWLWAALPMLRGHNNESNRCFE, from the coding sequence ATGCGCTGGCGAGCTGATGATTTTTCACTGCGTTATCATGCGCTGTTTCCCACTTATAGCCAGTTGCCACCTGCGTTAGCTTATCGACTAGCCGCTTGGCATACACCGTTGTTTCAGCGCCGTAAAACCCAAGAATCGACATGGGTTAAGCAGCAATTGCAGTTAACCTTTCCACAAGCGGCGGACGCGCAACTACAACACTGGTTAGATGCTTATTTTCAGATGCAGGAATACGAAGCCTTAGACACTTGGTATTTGCAACATCAACCGATTCAACAATTAATTCAGTTACAAGGCTTTGAAGCTGTTAAACAAGCACGTGCACAAGGTCAGCGTGTATTAATCACTAGTGGGCATTTTGGGCGGTATTGGTTAACCGGTGCGGCAATGCGCGCACAAGGCTTAAGCACGGGTACGATTACCCGCGATGGGGGGCAAGAAAATACCCACCAATTACACCCGGCGGAGTTCAAATATCGGTTGGCAAAATTGCAACGTTTGCAGCAGGTTTTGGGTGGTCCGTTCTTGGTTGAAGGTACAGATATAAGGCCACTTTATCGTGCACTGGATGAACATTTAATAGCCATTATTTTTGACGTACCGTATGTAAAATTCCACCTAGGTTGCGTGACAGTGCCGTTTTTGCAGAGTACCATAAACTTACCTGCCGGTATTTATAGGATTGCAAAAAGGACAAAGGCAGTGGTCGCGCCGTTTTTTATGCGTGACTTGGGGAATGGACAAGTAAGGGCTGAGTTTTTAAGTTTACTTGATCCACGGGACTACAACGAAATAAGCTTCATGGGCATCCTAGCTAACATGCTTGAGCAGCGGATTCGGGACAATCCAGAGCATTGGTGGTTATGGGCGGCTTTGCCTATGTTGCGAGGTCATAATAATGAGTCAAACCGCTGTTTTGAATGA
- the hisC gene encoding histidinol-phosphate transaminase, which translates to MSQYWSALVHDLDPYVPGEQPKDQRYIKLNTNECPYPPSPAALTAIQAHVNEQLRLYPDPNGDILKDAVADYYGVTRAHVFVGNGSDEVLAHVFHGLLKHSQPILFPDISYSFYPVYTNLYQIATQIMPLAADFSLDLSAYPTENGGIIFPNPNAPTGMAVGLDAIEALLQRNTQSVVVVDEAYIDFGGETAIPLVAKYPNLLVVQTFSKSRSLAGLRVGFAVGHPDLIAGLERIKNSFNSYPLGRLALAGAAAAMQDRDYFQYTCQQIIKTRQWTVTQLTQLGFKVLPSTANFVFARPPQGNAAHLYQQLKTNGILVRYFNKPRINEYLRITIGMDAEMQAFIDNLTLLLK; encoded by the coding sequence GACTTAGACCCGTATGTACCGGGAGAGCAACCCAAAGACCAACGTTATATTAAACTCAATACTAACGAATGCCCTTATCCACCATCGCCCGCTGCTTTGACAGCGATACAAGCGCATGTGAATGAACAATTACGCCTATATCCTGATCCCAATGGCGATATTTTAAAGGACGCCGTGGCAGATTATTACGGTGTAACACGGGCGCACGTATTCGTAGGCAATGGTTCAGATGAAGTGTTGGCGCATGTGTTTCATGGCTTATTAAAACACTCGCAACCCATTCTATTTCCGGATATTTCCTATAGCTTTTATCCGGTCTATACCAACTTATATCAAATTGCGACCCAAATCATGCCCTTAGCGGCGGATTTCAGTTTGGATTTAAGTGCGTATCCTACAGAAAATGGCGGTATTATCTTTCCTAATCCAAATGCACCCACGGGAATGGCTGTGGGGTTAGACGCGATTGAGGCGTTATTGCAGCGTAATACGCAATCGGTCGTGGTGGTGGATGAAGCCTATATTGATTTTGGTGGCGAAACGGCGATTCCATTGGTAGCCAAATACCCTAATTTACTCGTGGTGCAAACCTTTTCTAAATCCCGTTCTTTAGCGGGGTTGCGGGTAGGGTTTGCGGTCGGACATCCGGATTTAATTGCTGGTTTAGAGCGTATTAAAAACTCGTTTAATTCCTATCCTTTAGGGCGTTTGGCATTAGCGGGCGCAGCCGCTGCGATGCAAGATCGTGATTATTTTCAATATACCTGCCAGCAAATTATTAAGACTCGGCAATGGACGGTGACCCAATTAACGCAACTGGGTTTTAAAGTATTACCGTCGACGGCTAATTTTGTGTTTGCGCGTCCGCCACAAGGCAATGCAGCACACTTATATCAGCAATTAAAAACCAATGGGATTTTAGTACGTTATTTTAATAAGCCGCGTATTAATGAATATTTACGTATTACGATTGGTATGGATGCCGAAATGCAGGCATTTATTGATAACTTAACACTATTATTAAAATAA
- a CDS encoding PilN domain-containing protein encodes MLLLAKFQAFLQWWGDGLSQSLPEPLRKWFRATTPSVVFQMQGEQYANVFWYEDGKAQSRGQFYFGGMNVPLGQLLPKVAKQKKYTVDLQLGQAQALHLKKAFPEAAKDNLRQVVGYQLDRLTPFSVDNAYYDVRLAQYDKLRKEVIADIYVSPQHVVDKLVRQLKEVGFEQVEIVSVADGAGQINLFRQQANANNQSWSRIPLYFALSMLGLALLAPLGYKLRRAEQIDDALKTLRRDSAEQLAVRDQLSLAQEALQFLENKRKTSPVALDIVEKLSVSIPIDTWLERLSLEGKNLEIRGESAKVLSLIDTLEELPEFSNVRFKSPITRNKENGRDRFHIEAKVEVAHAS; translated from the coding sequence ATGTTATTATTAGCAAAATTCCAAGCATTCCTGCAATGGTGGGGCGACGGGCTAAGCCAGAGTTTACCAGAGCCGCTGCGTAAGTGGTTTCGGGCAACTACGCCTAGTGTGGTGTTTCAAATGCAGGGGGAGCAATACGCCAATGTGTTCTGGTACGAAGACGGTAAGGCGCAATCACGCGGTCAGTTTTATTTCGGGGGTATGAATGTACCGCTAGGGCAGTTATTGCCGAAAGTGGCGAAGCAAAAGAAATACACCGTGGATTTGCAGTTGGGGCAAGCGCAAGCCTTGCATTTGAAGAAAGCCTTTCCCGAAGCCGCTAAGGATAATTTACGTCAAGTGGTCGGTTATCAGCTAGACCGTTTAACGCCGTTTAGTGTGGATAATGCGTATTACGATGTGCGTTTGGCGCAATACGATAAACTGCGTAAGGAAGTGATTGCGGATATTTATGTATCGCCTCAGCATGTGGTGGATAAATTAGTCCGTCAATTGAAAGAAGTCGGCTTTGAGCAAGTTGAGATTGTGTCAGTGGCGGATGGCGCGGGGCAGATTAATTTATTCAGACAGCAAGCCAATGCCAATAATCAAAGCTGGTCGCGAATTCCTTTGTATTTTGCGTTAAGTATGTTGGGTTTAGCTTTGCTTGCCCCGTTGGGGTACAAGTTGCGCCGTGCCGAGCAAATTGATGACGCTTTAAAAACCTTACGACGTGATTCGGCTGAGCAATTGGCAGTACGTGATCAACTCAGCCTTGCTCAAGAGGCCTTACAGTTTTTGGAAAATAAGCGCAAAACCTCGCCCGTGGCTTTGGATATTGTTGAGAAATTATCGGTGAGTATTCCGATTGATACATGGTTGGAGCGCTTAAGTTTAGAAGGCAAGAATCTAGAGATTCGCGGCGAATCTGCCAAGGTGTTATCGCTGATTGATACCTTAGAAGAACTCCCCGAATTTTCCAATGTACGCTTTAAATCGCCCATCACCCGCAATAAAGAAAACGGACGAGACCGTTTCCATATTGAAGCGAAAGTTGAGGTTGCTCATGCCAGTTAA
- a CDS encoding peptidylprolyl isomerase gives MLKMRYLGLMAGVISLFIVAQANDSKWAFKTKDLEFPQAALNSALKFRNITLNQLSDQKRKRALEDLYVREKLLVTSTPLSAAQQAELDEELAEFRKAKLADLALQQLGTQGLPDFLPRAQEVYEARKATQYSFPERLRVNVLEIEPLPSKMADAQQQLNQVKQAIAEGKLDFKKALLQYGTNPSRTLNGGDSYWFSAAQKAKVFYDAANQLSDSQPLSEVFAMDGKAYLLQFVGRKPAEVVSFESVKDELVKELKASYLAAQQEKTMTEWRETFRKEAEINPALLQEASM, from the coding sequence ATGCTGAAAATGCGTTATCTCGGATTAATGGCGGGGGTTATTAGTCTGTTTATAGTGGCTCAGGCTAATGATAGTAAATGGGCATTTAAAACCAAAGATCTAGAATTTCCGCAAGCGGCTTTAAACAGTGCTTTAAAGTTTCGCAATATCACGTTAAATCAACTTAGCGATCAAAAACGTAAACGTGCTTTAGAAGATTTATATGTGCGTGAAAAATTATTAGTGACTAGCACGCCATTAAGTGCAGCACAGCAAGCTGAATTAGATGAGGAATTAGCAGAGTTCCGTAAAGCTAAGTTAGCGGATTTAGCTTTACAGCAATTAGGCACGCAAGGCTTACCGGACTTTTTACCGCGTGCACAAGAAGTCTATGAAGCACGTAAAGCAACACAATACAGCTTTCCAGAACGCTTGCGGGTGAATGTATTAGAAATTGAGCCATTACCTAGCAAAATGGCAGATGCTCAGCAGCAATTAAATCAAGTTAAACAGGCTATTGCTGAAGGTAAACTGGATTTTAAGAAGGCGCTATTACAATACGGAACAAATCCCAGCCGAACGTTAAACGGGGGGGATTCCTATTGGTTCTCGGCAGCGCAAAAAGCTAAAGTATTTTATGATGCAGCTAATCAATTAAGTGACTCACAACCGTTAAGTGAGGTTTTTGCAATGGATGGTAAAGCCTATTTATTGCAATTTGTGGGGCGTAAACCGGCGGAAGTAGTTAGTTTTGAGAGCGTCAAAGACGAGTTAGTAAAAGAGTTAAAAGCGAGCTATCTCGCAGCCCAGCAAGAAAAAACTATGACGGAATGGCGGGAAACGTTTCGTAAAGAGGCGGAAATTAATCCAGCCTTATTACAGGAAGCTTCCATGTGA
- a CDS encoding CZB domain-containing protein — MSSKKAFFMQRLNDHIQYLDKVTRTIKGKMEFAGTNCRCCKLGQWIYAEGREEVSLYAPAAMPLFEQLIEKHEEFHVISGKILEQFQTGDIGQIHQEMTEVHKLSNQLVSILLEIDRYSRQVAAA; from the coding sequence ATGAGCAGTAAAAAAGCATTTTTCATGCAACGCTTAAATGACCACATTCAATATTTAGATAAAGTAACTCGTACTATTAAAGGCAAAATGGAATTTGCGGGTACAAATTGCCGTTGTTGTAAATTAGGTCAATGGATATACGCGGAAGGTCGTGAAGAAGTGAGTTTATACGCGCCTGCGGCTATGCCTTTATTTGAACAGTTAATTGAAAAACACGAAGAATTTCACGTCATTAGCGGCAAAATCTTAGAACAATTCCAAACCGGTGATATTGGCCAAATTCACCAAGAAATGACGGAAGTGCATAAACTTTCCAATCAACTAGTATCAATTTTATTAGAGATTGATCGCTATTCAAGACAAGTGGCGGCAGCCTAA
- the gspM gene encoding type II secretion system protein GspM — MQHQKLLAWGLLIVLSLATIFLLILPLTQWSVQLSQKIDTGYQQLSRFRQIANATPEMMKEYERVQQQGLDKLFYPSVMTYAQVAKELQTYLSDVIARNNGVLISSEVVDEQQARSQNETDEAAKTSVYQPVVVKALLQGSPSLLREVLHQAYQARPLIFVDSVDIKPIADDKSDNQIVKVEVRISTYWRGAEVQHEETP, encoded by the coding sequence ATGCAGCATCAGAAATTGCTGGCTTGGGGTTTATTAATCGTGCTGTCGTTGGCGACGATTTTTCTACTGATTTTGCCGCTAACGCAATGGAGCGTACAACTCAGCCAAAAAATTGATACAGGTTATCAACAGCTCAGCCGTTTTCGGCAAATTGCCAATGCCACGCCGGAAATGATGAAAGAATACGAGCGGGTGCAGCAACAAGGTTTAGATAAGCTGTTTTACCCTTCGGTAATGACGTATGCGCAAGTGGCTAAGGAGTTGCAAACCTATTTAAGCGATGTGATTGCCCGCAATAATGGGGTGTTAATTAGCTCAGAAGTGGTAGACGAACAGCAAGCCCGTAGCCAAAATGAAACGGACGAGGCGGCGAAAACTTCCGTTTATCAACCCGTTGTAGTCAAAGCCTTATTGCAAGGTAGCCCCAGTTTATTACGCGAAGTGTTGCATCAAGCGTATCAAGCGCGTCCCTTAATTTTTGTGGACAGCGTGGATATTAAGCCGATTGCCGACGACAAGTCCGACAATCAAATTGTGAAAGTCGAAGTGCGTATTTCGACTTATTGGCGTGGGGCGGAGGTGCAACATGAAGAAACTCCTTAA